From Aspergillus chevalieri M1 DNA, chromosome 4, nearly complete sequence, a single genomic window includes:
- a CDS encoding uncharacterized protein (COG:S;~EggNog:ENOG410PTN2): protein MFTYSTKRQRTPDGSIDSEEIAIREKKRLRPLTLRTPPDTCQSTFCEANQLLPQFHLSTLTPIEPSDDDSDDQHRIDNVAHPTTSLHRPLPGPSSDSSMDIDSLPPSISYDDLSASSMGTQYSHGSVQPSPISHNLISQSLNMDGGHPVATNQILFANSDTNVAMNEDFVSEAEVSGLYPGAARNHESVWWTLPGVPSPISEDEGVCVTGTGTPASEAEMPSSTSYPASANSYGVHDQALWNTDMQAPSTNHTISREETKSSIPAANRASNKKKLNIFMGYRADCEKCRQKVPGHYSHIIHA from the exons ATGTTTACCTATTCGACCAAGCGACAACGGACCCCCGATGGGTCGATCGATTCCGAGGAAATCGCGATCCGTGAGAAAAAG AGACTCCGTCCGCTAACTTTACGCACTCCACCGGATACCTGTCAATCGACTTTCTGCGAAGCCAATCAGCTGCTCCCTCAGTTCCATCTCTCTACATTGACACCAATTGAGCCTTCGGACGATGACAGCGATGACCAACACCGGATTGACAATGTGGCCCATCCTACCACATCCTTACATCGTCCGCTTCCCGGTCCCTCATCAGATTCGTCGATGGACATCGACAGTCTCCCGCCGTCGATAAGTTATGATGATCTGTCGGCGTCGTCAATGGGCACGCAATATAGCCATGGCAGCGTCCAACCGTCACCCATCTCTCATAATCTCATTAGCCAGTCATTGAACATGGACGGAGGACACCCAGTTGCTACCAATCAAATACTTTTCGCCAACTCAGATACCAATGTCGCCATGAATGAAGATTTCGTATCTGAAGCGGAAGTTTCTGGCTTGTATCCGGGTGCTGCCAGAAACCATGAATCGGTCTGGTGGACTCTTCCAGGTGTCCCCAGCCCCATTAGTGAGGACGAGGGTGTTTGTGTCACTGGGACCGGCACACCGGCAAGCGAAGCTGAAATGCCTTCTTCCACATCTTACCCAGCGTCAGCCAATTCATATGGCGTCCATGACCAGGCACTATGGAACACCGATATGCAAGCACCATCTACGAACCATACCATCAGTCGCGAAGAAACCAAATCGTCTATCCCCGCTGCAAATAGAGCATCAAACAAAAAGAAGCTCAATATCTTCATGGGCTATCGCGCTGACTGTGAGAAATGTCGACAGAAGGTGCCTGGTCATTACAGCCACATTATACACGCATGA
- the ARO4 gene encoding 3-deoxy-7-phosphoheptulonate synthase (COG:E;~EggNog:ENOG410PG9I;~InterPro:IPR006219,IPR013785,IPR006218;~PFAM:PF00793;~go_function: GO:0003824 - catalytic activity [Evidence IEA];~go_function: GO:0003849 - 3-deoxy-7-phosphoheptulonate synthase activity [Evidence IEA];~go_process: GO:0009058 - biosynthetic process [Evidence IEA];~go_process: GO:0009073 - aromatic amino acid family biosynthetic process [Evidence IEA]), with protein sequence MPLVSTTEVNEDTRVLGYDPLLSPQFLQSEIPGPSEAIAAVRAGRNQAVEIIEQRDDRLLVVVGPCSIHDPATAIEYARRLKGLSEKLAADLCIIMRAYLEKPRTTVGWKGLINDPDLDESYNINKGLRVSRKLYADLTSTGMPIASEMLDTISPQYLADLISLGAIGARTTESQLHRELASGLSFPIGYKNGTDGNLTVAIDAIGAAAHPHRFLGVTKQGLAAITKTSGNEHGFVILRGGSKGTNYDRANIKAAREALRAKNQREVVMVDCSHGNSNKNHRNQPLVAQELAEQMREGEDAIVGVMIESNINEGNQKMPAEGPSGLKQGVSITDACISWEQTVDTLENLAEAVRARRAVKASKANGAH encoded by the exons ATGCCTCTCGTCAGCACAACAGAAGTCAACGAGGACACTCGTG TCCTGGGCTACGACCCTTTGCTCTCCCCCCAGTTCCTTCAGTCCGAGATCCCGGGA CCCAGTGAAGCAATTGCTGCCGTCCGCGCGGGTCGCAACCAGGCCGTCGAGATCATTGAGCAGCGCGATGACCGTCTCCTTGTTGTTGTCGGCCCCTGCTCCATCCACGACCCTGCAACTGCCATTGAATACGCTCGTCGTCTGAAGGGACTCTCCGAGAAGCTGGCGGCTGATCTCTGCATCATCATGCGTGCCTACCTCGAAAAGCCCCGCACAACGGTCGGATGGAAGGGCTTGATCAACGACCCTGACCTTGACGAGTCCTACAACATCAACAAGGGCTTGCGCGTCTCCCGTAAGCTCTACGCCGACCTCACCAGCACCGGTATGCCTATTGCCAGTGAGATGCTTGACACCATTTCGCCTCAGTACCTTGCCGACCTTATCTCCCTTGGTGCCATTGGTGCCCGTACCACCGAGTCGCAATTGCACCGTGAGCTCGCTTCTGGTCTGAGTTTCCCCATTGGTTACAAGAACGGCACGGATGGTAACCTGACGGTTGCTATTGACGCCATTGGCGCTGCTGCCCACCCCCACCGTTTCCTGGGTGTCACCAAGCAGGGCCTGGCCGCTATCACTAAGACCTCTGGCAACGAGCACGGATTCGTCATTCTCCGTGGTGGCAGTAAGGGTACCAACTACGACCGTGCCAACATCAAGGCTGCGCGCGAGGCTCTGCGCGCGAAGAACCAGCGCGAGGTCGTCATGGTTGACTGCTCGCACGGCAACTCCAACAAGAACCACCGCAACCAGCCTCTTGTCGCTCAGGAGCTGGCCGAGCAGATGCGTGAGGGTGAGGACGCCATTGTCGGTGTCATGATCGAGTCCAACATCAACGAGGGTAACCAGAAAATGCCCGCGGAGGGACCTTCCGGTCTCAAGCAGGGTGTCAGTATCACTGATGCCTGTATCAGCTGGGAGCAAACCGTCGATACCCTTGAGAACCTGGCTGAGGCCGTCCGGGCTCGCCGGGCTGTCAAGGCCTCCAAGGCCAACGGTGCTCACTAA
- a CDS encoding cytochrome c oxidase assembly protein COX14 (COG:S;~EggNog:ENOG410PRFB;~InterPro:IPR029208;~PFAM:PF14880;~TransMembrane:1 (i95-116o)), which produces MSRSAADATRFTATGPYASSKPGGPAYKLPGFMSNSGSNSNAGPSQGPGGQPETPKQKVERLRAQAKAARMAQSSSGLDRFIGAGRELANKAHKVTVYSLIAASGVCGVLTVYSIISLTLYNRRQKALWVENELKRLEEAKRAHASGTATPEQAEIVKNEMIGEIYKRKKDEEREQRPWNQVKRYLFGGLKADEAAAAPESAAAVDGQNKPEVLDALNAKAAEDAKLKGEQLPGQLDVLAENAENAAKQTSRSWTSWLIGR; this is translated from the exons ATGTCCCGATCTGCTGCAGACGCCACCCGCTTCACGGCCACCGGCCCCTACGCCAGCTCCAAGCCAGGAGGCCCGGCCTACAAACTCCCCGGCTTCATGTCGAACTCCGGAAGCAACAGCAACGCTGGTCCATCACAGGGTCCAGGAGGGCAGCCAGAGACGCCGAAGCAGAAGGTTGAGCGGTTGCGGGCCCAGGCAAAGGCAGCAAGAATGGCGCAGTCGTCGTCGGGGCTTGATCGGTTTATCGGGGCGGGACGGGAACTTGCGAATAAGGCTCATAAAGTGACTGTTTATTCTTTAATTGCTGCGTCGG GCGTCTGTGGTGTCCTCACGGTCTactccatcatctccctaacaCTCTACAACCGCCGCCAAAAAGCCCTCTGGGTCGAGAACGAACTCAAGAGACTCGAAGAAGCGAAGCGAGCACACGCCAGCGGCACCGCAACTCCCGAGCAAGCCGAGATCGTGAAGAACGAGATGATTGGGGAGATCTACAAGCGCAAGAAGGACGAGGAGAGGGAGCAGCGGCCCTGGAACCAAGTGAAGCGGTATCTATTTGGTGGGTTGAAGGCGGATGAAGCTGCGGCCGCACCTGAGTCTGCAGCTGCTGTCGACGGTCAGAATAAGCCAGAGGTGTTGGACGCGCTTAATGCGAAGGCTGCGGAGGACGCCAAGTTGAAGGGCGAGCAGCTGCCGGGGCAGCTGGATGTTCTTGCGGAAAACGCAGAGAACGCAGCTAAGCAGACATCACGAAGTTGGACGAGCTGGCTTATTGGACGATGA
- a CDS encoding uncharacterized protein (COG:S;~EggNog:ENOG410PRC2;~InterPro:IPR018858;~PFAM:PF10454): MAEYNSSDLTSILNTLSALSKPVPTPGTQNPSTQQPYSSSPRIQPSHDDDDDAYEPPDIPPAPAPSTSKPQPHLHPQQLHPPKPAPTDPTPSTDPSTITTWPSALRHVMRTVSQNEVLQRRIRRLIQSQHDHEEQWWQGREALCKKQKARGEKKKELDEVLRSVGVPVDSSKGVSTAEEDETELKNYDAKIYAASNQMAQALTLELRGLGIPFFSIKRDLVSDNHKNNDDHDKQHKDKLPRDELSALQLRMLDLLQDLCKE, encoded by the exons ATGGCAGAATACAACTCCTCCGATTTGACATCCATCCTGAACACATTATCAGCCCTGTCCAAACCGGTACCAACACCAGGAACTCAGAATCCCTCTACTCAGCAGCCTTATAGCTCTAGCCCCCGTATCCAACCCAgccatgatgatgatgacgacgcATACGAACCCCCAGACAtccctccagctccagcacCCTCGACTTCCAAACCACAACCACATCTACACCCTCAACAACTGCACCCTCCCaaaccagcaccaacagATCCCACACCATCAACAGACCCCTCAACAATAACAACATGGCCCTCCGCCCTCCGCCATGTCATGCGAACAGTCTCCCAAAACGAAGTCCTCCAGCGCCGCATCCGCCGCCTAATACAATCCCAACACGACCACGAGGAACAATGGTGGCAGGGACGGGAGGCACTATGCAAGAAACAGAAGGCGAggggggagaagaagaaggagttGGATGAGGTGTT ACGATCAGTTGGGGTGCCAGTTGATTCTTCCAAGGGGGTATCT AcagccgaagaagacgaaacAGAACTGAAAAACTACGATGCCAAAATCTACGCCGCATCCAACCAAATGGCACAAGCTCTTACGCTCGAGTTACGGGGACTGGGGATACCATTCTTCAGCATAAAGCGGGATTTGGTCTCTGACAACCACAAGAATAATGATGACCATGACAAACAGCATAAAGATAAGCTGCCTCGAGATGAACTCTCCGCTCTCCAGCTAAGGATGCTGGACTTGCTGCAGGATCTTTGTAAGGAGTGA
- a CDS encoding putative hexokinase (COG:G;~EggNog:ENOG410PIP7;~InterPro:IPR001312,IPR022673,IPR022672,IPR043129;~PFAM:PF00349,PF03727;~TransMembrane:1 (o15-33i);~go_function: GO:0004396 - hexokinase activity [Evidence IEA];~go_function: GO:0005524 - ATP binding [Evidence IEA];~go_function: GO:0005536 - glucose binding [Evidence IEA];~go_function: GO:0016773 - phosphotransferase activity, alcohol group as acceptor [Evidence IEA];~go_process: GO:0001678 - cellular glucose homeostasis [Evidence IEA];~go_process: GO:0005975 - carbohydrate metabolic process [Evidence IEA]) — MTTPLVRVLHRLQELFSNVVSALETMILFPSLFRESSQRRQKGFLGVRWRHRTLDDFAEEVDRLFTAPLSMRNMIVMSEKIRDQFRSCLQSSPVCMLPSYNHALPSGAEEGTYLALDVGGSTFRVALIELHGKGNIKVLRESSAYIDNNVKLLEGILFFDWMAERIESMLQEVGSSYGRGESPLSMGLSWSFPIEQTSISSGLVIHMGKGFLCSNGTVGQELGDLIVQSCRARNLNVQVDAIVNDSSATLLSRAYVDPQTRMSLILGTGTNVAIHFPVHEIGLTKFGTRPPGWFDYAKHVIINSEMSMFGGGVLPMTRWDDILNRTHMRPDYQPLEYMITGRYLGEVVRLIIVEAVETANLFGGELPHSMQEPYSLDTSIVAFLEADTSPSLTSSAALFQKQHTFPVTPSSEDLHFLRRVCQTVSRRAAGYLATAIHSMWCLRNDAEFHTSTTIIKKASGVTVVESEPESRSLSIACDGSVINKYPGFRDSCQTYLNQLTEQTSGTTKSSISLDLAPESAIVGAAVAVAVAVAVADKDSKICMMFRA; from the coding sequence ATGACTACTCCACTGGTCAGGGTCTTGCACAGACTGCAGGAACTTTTCTCCAACGTTGTATCCGCGCTAGAGACCATGATCCTCTTCCCTTCGCTATTCCGGGAATCCTCCCAACGGCGCCAGAAAGGCTTCCTGGGCGTACGATGGCGACATCGGACATTAGACGACTTTGCGGAGGAGGTCGACCGCCTCTTTACTGCACCCCTGTCGATGCGGAATATGATCGTCATGTCAGAGAAAATACGCGACCAGTTTAGGTCATGCCTGCAATCTAGCCCTGTCTGCATGCTGCCATCCTACAACCATGCGTTACCGTCGGGCGCAGAAGAGGGGACATACTTGGCTCTGGATGTCGGAGGGTCGACCTTTCGTGTGGCTTTAATCGAATTGCATGGGAAAGGGAACATAAAGGTACTTCGGGAGTCATCTGCATACATCGACAACAATGTCAAATTGTTGGAAGGCATATTGTTTTTCGATTGGATGGCAGAGAGGATCGAGTCGatgctgcaggaggttggttcAAGCTACGGTCGGGGAGAGTCGCCTCTATCCATGGGTCTGTCATGGTCTTTCCCTATTGAACAAACATCGATTAGCAGCGGACTGGTTATTCACATGGGCAAGGGTTTCCTGTGTTCCAATGGCACAGTAGGACAGGAACTAGGAGACCTGATCGTCCAGTCGTGTCGCGCGCGGAACCTCAACGTGCAAGTGGATGCCATTGTCAACGACAGCTCTGCCACACTTCTGTCTCGGGCCTATGTCGACCCGCAAACACGCATGTCTCTCATTCTGGGTACCGGGACCAATGTTGCGATTCACTTCCCGGTGCATGAGATTGGATTGACCAAGTTTGGTACCAGGCCTCCGGGTTGGTTCGACTATGCTAAGCATGTCATTATCAACAGCGAAATGAGCATGTTCGGCGGTGGTGTCTTGCCCATGACCCGGTGGGATGACATCCTCAATCGCACCCATATGCGACCTGACTACCAGCCCTTGGAGTACATGATTACAGGCCGTTACCTGGGTGAGGTTGTTCGACTCATTATCGTCGAGGCTGTCGAAACTGCCAACCTGTTTGGAGGAGAGCTGCCACACTCCATGCAGGAGCCATATTCACTTGACACCAGCATCGTTGCGTTCCTCGAAGCCGACACATCGCCATCATTGACTTCTTCGGCAGCGTTGTTCCAGAAGCAGCACACCTTCCCTGTGACCCCGTCCTCGGAGGATCTGCATTTCTTACGTCGCGTATGCCAGACCGTTTCGCGACGGGCTGCTGGTTATCTGGCTACTGCAATCCATAGCATGTGGTGCTTGCGCAACGACGCTGAGTTCCATACATCTACGACGATTATCAAGAAGGCTTCGGGGGTCACCGTGGTGGAGAGTGAGCCAGAATCTCGGAGTCTGTCGATTGCATGCGATGGCAGTGTGATCAACAAGTACCCCGGATTCCGAGACAGCTGCCAAACCTATCTCAACCAGTTGACTGAACAGACTAGCGGCACGACAAAATCGTCTATCAGCCTTGACCTTGCACCGGAGAGCGCAATTGTCGGGGCTGcggttgctgttgctgttgctgttgctgttgctgacAAAGATTCAAAAATCTGTATGATGTTTCGCGCATAG
- a CDS encoding DUF2945 domain-containing protein (COG:S;~EggNog:ENOG410PSPJ;~InterPro:IPR021331;~PFAM:PF11160) encodes MSAEGVKDKNGETIYEDDFVFTRYRGGSHQGKVEKIVMDAAGAREEGVANPPKVIYTDQHGHRVAHNPSTLDKSATSD; translated from the exons ATGTCCGCCGAAGGCGTCAAAGACAAGAATGGAGAAACCATCTACGAAGATGACTTTGTCTTTACTAGATACCGTGGAGGTTCCCATCAAGGAAAG GTCGAGAAGATTGTCATGGATGCGGCCGGAGCAAGGGAAGAGGGCGTAGCGAATCCTCCCAAG GTGATTTATACGGACCAACATGGACACCGGGTCGCGCACAATCCGAGCACGTTGGATAAATCAGCGACTAGTGATTAG
- a CDS encoding putative lipase (COG:S;~EggNog:ENOG410PJCV;~InterPro:IPR029058) — MIVPRSTNSSTNSNSSLLSVLSQAAGDPSIGQRTSDTASSILPLLHDGTNQSNSAADVGSVQDAHGKISQVYSSVDKDSDLLDFVKSLAEGGLIPLNLVNLLDGYINIGLNSIYNNNPAPPSKQDIYPKKRPGDATYSIPEESLRAAIYIPDSFAYGKNRRKPVILVPGTAIPAGMTYHFSFSQLGKALPEADVVWVNIPRASLNDAQTNGEYVAYAINYISAISSDSNVAAISWSQGGLDVQWALKYWPSTRDVVEDFIAISPDFHGTDLRFFVCPLLDPLACTPSIWQQGPETEFIHTLRADGGDSAYVPTTIVYSSFDEIVQPMSGPNASAILSDIRDIGVTNNHIQTICPNEPAGGIYLHEGVLYNSLAWALAVDALTHDGPGDPSRIDIDTVCSQILAPQLQLDDMLGTEGLLLIALVEVLTYEPKVGREPSITGYAS, encoded by the coding sequence ATGATTGTACCTCGCAGCACGAACTCGTCGACAAATTCAAACTCCAGTCTTCTTTCGGTGTTATCCCAAGCTGCCGGCGATCCGTCAATAGGACAGAGAACTTCGGATACTGCGTCTTCGATATTGCCATTGCTCCACGACGGAACGAATCAATCGAACAGCGCAGCGGATGTCGGGTCTGTGCAGGATGCGCATGGCAAGATCAGTCAGGTTTATTCATCTGTTGATAAAGATTCGGATCTGCTGGATTTTGTCAAGAGCCTGGCCGAGGGAGGATTGATTCCACTGAATCTAGTGAACCTGCTAGACGGGTATATCAACATTGGCCTCAATTCGATTTATAACAATAACCCAGCACCACCGTCGAAGCAAGATATATACCCGAAAAAGCGACCCGGCGATGCGACCTATTCGATCCCTGAGGAAAGTCTCCGGGCGGCCATATATATCCCTGATTCATTCGCCTATGGGAAGAACAGGAGGAAGCCAGTAATCCTGGTGCCAGGGACTGCAATTCCTGCTGGTATGACATACCATTTCAGCTTTAGCCAGCTGGGCAAAGCTCTCCCAGAAGCGGATGTTGTCTGGGTTAATATTCCCCGGGCCTCGTTGAACGACGCACAAACGAATGGCGAATACGTCGCGTATGCGATCAACTATATATCCGCTATCAGTTCTGATTCCAACGTGGCGGCAATTTCGTGGTCTCAGGGTGGACTAGATGTCCAATGGGCATTGAAGTACTGGCCTTCTACTCGGGACGTGGTGGAGGATTTCATCGCCATCAGTCCAGACTTCCACGGTACAGATCTAAGATTCTTTGTCTGCCCGTTACTGGACCCTCTTGCCTGCACACCATCAATCTGGCAACAAGGCCCGGAAACTGAGTTCATTCATACCCTGCGGGCTGATGGCGGCGACTCGGCATACGTCCCAACAACCATTGTCTACTCCTCTTTCGACGAAATCGTGCAACCGATGAGCGGACCCAACGCATCAGCCATTCTCTCCGACATCCGCGACATCGGAGTTACAAACAACCACATCCAAACCATCTGCCCGAACGAACCAGCCGGCGGAATTTACCTGCACGAAGGAGTATTATACAACTCCCTCGCCTGGGCTCTAGCCGTCGACGCCCTCACCCACGACGGCCCCGGCGACCCCTCACGAATCGACATCGACACGGTATGCAGTCAAATCCTCGCTCCGCAGTTGCAATTGGACGATATGCTTGGCACCGAGGGACTTTTGCTAATTGCGCTGGTGGAGGTTCTCACGTATGAACCTAAGGTGGGACGGGAGCCTTCTATCACCGGTTATGCGTCGTGA
- a CDS encoding uncharacterized protein (COG:S;~EggNog:ENOG410Q2VP;~InterPro:IPR039535,IPR036322,IPR011045;~PFAM:PF14269,PF05935;~SECRETED:SignalP(1-16);~TransMembrane:1 (n2-11c16/17o566-590i);~go_function: GO:0005515 - protein binding [Evidence IEA]): MLWWCLLLPFLGFANAKTDDDDLMSFVTLPEVRALKLDIAYYDRESTSPGYWFVAPYGVIDPEAPTKQWKPCQVGPYIYDADGVLVWAGSCMFDNRNIFDFKVVDNIDDQPHLSFILQHGYQDTQDKGTGYILDQHYEPEYAVQVTNDLSAFNMHEFNVLPGGKTALACAYRSEYLSLGDLGRPDEYGWVQPGGFVEVDTTTGKVLFEWSSFGHIPLHESVKVNPWDAPAVQPGWDFLHVNSIDKNEDGDYLLSARFTNTIYLISGDDGHIIWRLGGKYSDFVQDFTFSKQHHAHFIQSDSNRTVISFLNNASDELEAEEDTSAALFVEIDTTTTPMNAREIRRHNRPDGSLTRLRGSVQHLPNDNVFVGWSERGYMSEHSPEGKTLMQASFASTRFSSYRSYKYPFVGRPSTPPDMVASVYGTSEDDFMTMLYVSWNGATDIATWNFYARSEAYGIPVLVGNTTKTDFETLYIVNGYLDYVTAEAVDAEGNVLGTSEVHRTATPENWRLSGFQGESKPVAADPSIMYGHQKAAEEDVEEPVDDEVLAAEKAAKAMGRAFEMIKGVGGLLIFILVTGSGVGLVVGVVWYLRRRRMLAYHEIPSQGEGEE; this comes from the exons ATGCTTTGGTGGTGTTTATTATTGCCTTTTTTGGGCTTTGCCAATGCAAAAACCGACGATGACGATTTGATGTCTTTTGTCACC CTCCCCGAAGTAAGAGCATTAAAACTCGACATCGCCTACTATGATCGCGAATCTACCAGTCCTGGGTACTGGTTCGTTGCTCCCTATGGAGTAATCGACCCCGAAGCTCCCACCAAACAGTGGAAACCATGCCAAGTCGGGCCCTATATCTACGATGCCGATGGCGTGCTCGTCTGGGCGGGTTCCTGCATGTTCGATAACCGGAACATCTTCGACTTTAAAGTGGTGGATAACATTGACGACCAGCCGCATCTGTCGTTTATTTTGCAGCATGGATACCAAGATACCCAAGATAAGGGAACTGGTTATATCCTGGATCAACATTATGAGCCTGAATACGCGGTTCAGGTGACTAATGATCTCTCTGCATTTAACATGCACGAATTCAACGTCCTTCCCGGCGGAAAAACGGCTCTGGCATGTGCATACCGATCTGAGTATCTCTCCCTCGGGGACCTAGGCCGTCCCGATGAGTACGGCTGGGTACAGCCCGGTGGCTTCGTGGAAGTGGACACGACCACAGGAAAGGTGCTGTTTGAATGGAGCTCCTTCGGCCACATCCCGCTCCACGAGTCCGTCAAGGTCAATCCCTGGGATGCACCAGCAGTCCAGCCAGGATGGGATTTCCTGCACGTCAACTCGATCGACAAGAACGAGGATGGCGATTATTTACTATCCGCACGCTTCACCAACACCATCTACCTCATCTCCGGCGACGATGGACACATCATCTGGCGTCTGGGCGGGAAGTACTCGGACTTCGTGCAGGACTTTACCTTCTCGAAACAGCACCACGCGCACTTTATCCAATCCGACTCAAATAGAACAGTCATCTCCTTCCTCAACAACGCCTCCGACGAACtcgaagccgaagaagacacCTCCGCAGCCCTCTTCGTCGAAATCgacacaacaacaacccccaTGAACGCGCGCGAAATCCGCCGCCACAACCGTCCAGACGGCAGCCTGACCCGTCTCCGCGGTAGTGTCCAACACCTCCCCAACGACAACGTCTTTGTCGGCTGGAGTGAACGCGGGTACATGAGCGAGCACTCCCCAGAGGGCAAGACGCTCATGCAGGCAAGCTTCGCCTCAACCCGCTTCTCCAGCTACCGCTCGTACAAGTACCCCTTTGTTGGACGACCGTCCACGCCACCGGATATGGTGGCATCAGTCTACGGAACGAGCGAGGATGACTTTATGACCATGCTCTACGTTAGCTGGAACGGGGCTACGGATATCGCGACGTGGAATTTCTACGCGCGGTCTGAAGCATACGGTATTCCCGTGCTCGTGGGAAACACCACAAAGACCGATTTCGAAACGCTATACATCGTCAATGGCTACCTCGACTACGTCACCGCGGAAGCCGTCGACGCGGAAGGTAACGTCCTGGGTACATCTGAGGTCCACCGCACAGCTACACCGGAGAACTGGCGGTTGTCTGGCTTCCAGGGTGAATCGAAACCAGTAGCAGCTGACCCCTCGATTATGTACGGACACCAGAAAGCTGCTGAAGAGGATGTCGAGGAACCGGTGGACGATGAGGTGTTGGCAGCTGAGAAGGCTGCTAAGGCGATGGGCCGGGCATTCGAGATGATCAAGGGTGTTGGAGGACTGTTGATTTTCATCCTGGTTACAGGGTCTGGAGTTGGTCttgttgttggggttgtttgGTATCTGCGAAGGAGGCGTATGCTGGCATATCATGAGATTCCTTCGCAGGGCGAGGGTGAAGAGTAA